In Miscanthus floridulus cultivar M001 chromosome 5, ASM1932011v1, whole genome shotgun sequence, one genomic interval encodes:
- the LOC136450863 gene encoding U-box domain-containing protein 45-like: protein MEAMEAEEGPFLANDAKLHAGICRAFNPSVSKLSAIFPFIEASRPRSKSGIQALCSLHVALDKAKGLLQHCADCSRLYLAITSETVLLKFEKSRSQLQESLRRTESIVTEDIGCKIVEIVGELEEIVFTLDRSEKEAGDELINLLQRNNKTNGSSDSGELEVFHLSALKLGITSSRAALTERRALKKLIEKARSDEDKRKELVVSYLYNLMRKYSKFFRSEAGDDTDSQGSSPCSPTVLGMDDMYGPYSNGRAFSRQLSSIQSFNSRFGSFNSRLGSFNCRRGGGPRSENMSIPPEELRCPISLQLMYDPVIISSGQTYERICIEKWFNDGHSTCPKTQQQLAHLSLTQNYCVKALIASWCEQNDFPVPDGPPGTFDVNWRLAFSDTEGTGCVSVESFDCNNAKSVKIVPMENVRKEEPANSESGTLDDSSCNNFDLNEGYGNLLLLLHERSNMNKQCRLVEQIRYLLKDDEEARILLGSNGFAEALVEFLRNAVKDGNEKAQEVGAMALFNLAVNNNRNKGLLLSAGVADLLEQMISNPRLSGPATALYLNLSCLPDAKAVIGSSQAVPFLVDRLYSQDASNTKDSSCKHDALYTLYNLSNHQASVPALLTAGIVDALHCLVTDSPESEGLGWTEKALAVLISLAATQAGRKEIMSTPGLVSTLATLLDTGEPTEQEQAVSCLLVMCSADDKCIAPVLQEGVVPSLVSISAAGTGRGREKAQKLLKLFREQRQRNAPPPQQQQQQLLQSQLAEGGNGGGGGAIVCLRESKPLCKSKSRKLGRTLSSLWKNRGFSLYQC from the exons ATGGAAGCAATGGAGGCCGAAGAAGGTCCTTTTCTGGCTAATGATGCCAAG TTGCATGCAGGAATTTGTAGAGCATTTAATCCTTCTGTATCTAAGCTCTCCGCCATTTTCCCCTTTATCGAAGCATCAAGACCCAGAAGCAAGTCTGGTATACAGGCATTGTGTTCACTACATGTAGCTCTTGATAAAGCCAAAGGGCTTCTTCAACATTGTGCAGACTGCAGCAGACTCTACTTG GCCATCACTTCAGAAACTGTGCTTTTAAAGTTTGAGAAGTCTAGAAGCCAGCTTCAGGAGAGTCTAAGGCGCACTGAAAGCATAGTAACGGAAGATATCGGCTGTAAG ATTGTGGAGATTGTTGGTGAGCTGGAGGAAATTGTTTTTACATTGGATAGATCAGAGAAGGAAGCTGGTGATGAGCTGATCAATTTGCTCCAGAGAAACAATAAAACAAATGGCTCCAGTGATAGTGGGGAGCTTGAGGTCTTCCATTTGTCTGCTCTTAAATTGGGAATTACATCTTCTAGGGCAGCACTCACCGAGAGAAGAGCCCTGAAGAAGCTAATTGAGAAGGCTCGTTCTGATGAAGACAAGCGGAAGGAGCTTGTTGTGTCATACTTGTACAATCTTATGAGAAAGTACTCAAAGTTCTTCAGAAGTGAGGCTGGTGATGATACAGATTCTCAGGGATCGTCTCCATGCTCACCAACAGTATTAGGCATGGATGATATGTATGGGCCGTACAGCAATGGTCGGGCATTCAGTAGACAGCTTTCGAGCATTCAGTCGTTCAATTCGAGGTTTGGATCTTTCAATTCTAGGCTTGGATCATTCAACTGCAGACGTGGTGGTGGTCCAAGGTCTGAGAATATGTCAATCCCTCCTGAAGAGCTTAGGTGCCCTATTTCCTTACAGCTCATGTATGATCCAGTCATCATTTCATCTGGGCAGACTTATGAGCGTATTTGCATTGAGAAATGGTTCAATGATGGTCACAGCACATGTCCTAAAACACAGCAGCAACTTGCCCACCTGTCATTGACTCAAAACTACTGTGTTAAGGCCCTGATTGCCAGCTGGTGTGAGCAGAACGATTTTCCAGTTCCTGATGGTCCACCAGGAACTTTTGATGTAAATTGGAGGCTTGCTTTCTCTGACACTGAGGGTACAGGTTGTGTGTCTGTTGAAAGTTTTGATTGTAATAATGCAAAGAGTGTCAAGATTGTCCCAATGGAGAATGTTAGAAAGGAGGAGCCAGCAAACAGTGAATCAGGAACGCTGGATGACAGCTCTTGTAACAATTTCGATTTGAACGAAGGCTATGGGAACTTGCTGCTCTTGCTTCATGAAAGAAGTAACATGAACAAGCAGTGCAGGTtggtggagcagataaggtacCTTTTGAAAGATGACGAGGAAGCAAGGATCCTGCTGGGCTCAAATGGCTTTGCCGAGGCACTGGTTGAGTTCTTGAGGAATGCTGTGAAGGATGGAAATGAGAAGGCACAAGAAGTTGGTGCAATGGCTCTTTTCAATCTTGCAGTCAACAATAACAG AAACAAGGGACTCCTGTTATCTGCTGGAGTCGCCGATCTACTTGAGCAGATGATATCGAATCCACGCCTATCTGGTCCTGCCACAGCACTCTACCTTAATCTTTCCTGCCTTCCTGATGCAAAGGCCGTCATCGGTTCGAGCCAGGCCGTGCCATTCCTAGTCGACCGTCTGTATAGCCAAGATGCCAGCAACACGAAAGACAGCTCCTGCAAGCATGACGCCTTGTACACACTGTACAACCTCTCGAACCACCAGGCCAGCGTCCCGGCGCTTCTAACTGCAGGCATTGTGGATGCTCTCCACTGCCTCGTCACAGACTCTCCGGAGTCGGAGGGGCTTGGTTGGACAGAGAAGGCTCTCGCGGTGCTCATCAGCCTCGCAGCCACCCAAGCTGGCAGGAAGGAGATCATGTCCACCCCCGGTTTGGTCAGCACGCTAGCGACGCTGCTGGACACAGGCGAGCCAACGGAGCAGGAGCAGGCGGTGTCATGCCTCCTGGTGATGTGCAGCGCCGACGACAAGTGCATCGCGCCGGTGCTCCAGGAAGGGGTGGTCCCGTCCCTGGTCTCCATCTCGGCGGCCGGGACGGGGAGGGGCAGGGAGAAGGCCCAGAAGCTCCTGAAGTTGTTCAGGGAGCAGAGGCAGCGGAACGCGCCGCcgccccagcagcagcagcagcagcttctgcAGAGCCAGCTAGCGGAGGGcgggaacggcggcggcggcggcgctatcGTGTGCCTCCGGGAATCGAAGCCGCTGTGCAAGTCCAAGTCCAGGAAGCTGGGCAGGACGCTGAGCTCGCTGTGGAAGAACAGGGGCTTCTCGCTGTACCAGTGCTAG